A section of the Gemmatimonas aurantiaca genome encodes:
- a CDS encoding PHP domain-containing protein, whose product MTAASTSVVTVQQEHQAQHTPEHPAFVDLQVHTTASDGALAPAVVVQAARDAELAAIAITDHDTVDGLDEATEAGAALGVRIVPGVELSTHFEDEELHLLGLHIANRDAIRSALQELQAQRVVRAERIVEMLNAHGMPITMEAVLREAGEGAVGRPHVARAMLAGGWVKEFREAFDKWIGFGRPAYMAKDRFDVSDAIALVHRAGGIAVWAHPGELATLARIRRLMDVGLDGVEVLHPSHPPYLAQRLFDHVRQLDLLPSGGSDWHGTTDGPRKLGGQLVPHAWLARQDARVSAKLASVG is encoded by the coding sequence GTGACGGCGGCATCCACGTCGGTGGTGACAGTGCAGCAGGAGCATCAGGCGCAGCATACGCCGGAGCATCCGGCATTCGTCGATCTGCAGGTGCATACCACGGCGTCCGACGGTGCACTGGCTCCCGCGGTGGTGGTGCAGGCCGCGCGGGATGCGGAATTGGCCGCCATCGCCATCACCGATCACGACACGGTCGATGGACTCGACGAGGCCACCGAGGCTGGTGCGGCGCTTGGTGTGCGCATCGTGCCCGGTGTCGAGCTGAGCACGCACTTCGAAGACGAAGAGCTGCATCTGCTCGGATTGCATATCGCCAATCGTGACGCTATCCGCAGTGCGTTGCAGGAGTTGCAGGCACAGCGGGTCGTGCGCGCCGAACGCATCGTGGAAATGCTGAACGCCCACGGTATGCCCATCACCATGGAGGCCGTGCTGCGCGAAGCGGGCGAGGGTGCCGTGGGCCGTCCGCATGTCGCGCGGGCGATGCTGGCCGGTGGATGGGTGAAGGAGTTCCGCGAAGCGTTCGACAAGTGGATCGGGTTCGGGCGGCCGGCCTACATGGCCAAAGATCGTTTCGATGTGAGCGACGCGATCGCCCTCGTGCATCGGGCCGGTGGTATCGCGGTGTGGGCACACCCCGGGGAACTCGCCACCCTGGCGCGTATTCGTCGGTTGATGGACGTGGGACTCGATGGAGTGGAGGTGCTGCATCCGAGCCATCCGCCCTATCTCGCCCAGCGTCTGTTCGATCATGTCCGGCAACTGGATCTGCTGCCCAGCGGCGGGTCCGACTGGCATGGCACCACCGACGGTCCCCGCAAACTCGGCGGACAACTCGTCCCGCACGCCTGGCTCGCCAGGCAGGATGCGCGGGTGAGTGCGAAGCTGGCATCGGTGGGCTGA
- a CDS encoding MBL fold metallo-hydrolase: protein MSNGGTLRIQQLTVGPLEENCWLLADPESGKAILVDPGDEADRLLAAVDASGCTLEAIWLTHAHFDHVGAIASIVRARAVPVWLHPLDLPLYGAAASSAARWGLQVETPTGPTEELVDGATVTLGRFTFDVWHVPGHAPGHVAFIGHGLCVSGDLLFAGSIGRTDLPLCDPRAMQDSLMRITTLDDGTRVLPGHGVTTTIGQERLSNPFLRGVARPIGAQSRR, encoded by the coding sequence GTGAGCAACGGAGGGACGCTGCGCATCCAGCAGTTGACCGTGGGGCCACTCGAAGAGAACTGCTGGCTGCTGGCGGATCCGGAGAGCGGCAAGGCCATCCTGGTCGACCCCGGTGACGAGGCCGATCGCCTGCTGGCGGCCGTCGATGCGTCGGGGTGTACACTCGAAGCGATCTGGCTCACGCATGCGCATTTCGATCATGTAGGGGCCATCGCGTCCATCGTGCGGGCGCGGGCGGTGCCGGTGTGGTTGCATCCGCTCGACCTCCCGCTGTACGGCGCGGCGGCTTCGAGTGCCGCACGTTGGGGACTGCAGGTGGAAACGCCCACCGGTCCTACGGAGGAGCTTGTCGATGGCGCCACGGTCACGCTTGGACGGTTCACGTTCGATGTCTGGCATGTGCCCGGCCATGCGCCGGGACATGTGGCATTCATCGGCCACGGCCTCTGCGTTTCGGGGGACCTCCTCTTTGCCGGATCCATCGGTCGCACCGATCTGCCGCTGTGCGATCCGCGGGCCATGCAGGATTCACTGATGCGCATCACCACGCTCGATGACGGAACTCGGGTCTTGCCGGGTCATGGTGTTACCACCACGATCGGACAGGAACGTCTGTCCAATCCTTTCCTGCGCGGAGTGGCCAGGCCCATCGGGGCCCAGTCACGGCGCTGA
- a CDS encoding N-acetylmuramoyl-L-alanine amidase, whose amino-acid sequence MLTTLALLLQVTAGGSQGSAAGVASAGAASAKAPPALTVRMGNRVRSVSTVVHPEGGTAVRADALAEALGGQVVGDRARTGRFRFEVGTTGIDVEAGSSLALTAEDTLPLTGRVFRYGTAVYVPLTLAVDVLPRLGAGVMFDAEKGELRRFTPMVASGRPNTAGAPSAASTSTSTSTSTSTVSRSTPPAPSADTRPVARVATTPPAGTRRRTVIVDAGHGGPDNGMSGPIGAPRKIYEKNITLAVSKQLAKALEQRGVSVVMTRTTDTLIALRDRGRIANQAKGDVFVSIHVNAANPKWNNPGGARGYETYFLAEAKTEDERRVEAMENESIRFETSVDASRDDPLGFIIRDMAQNEHLRESSRLADLVQGGLKAVHPGTNRGVKQAGFAVLVTAFMPAVLVEIGFGSNRLDSEFMTDPARQAELTASLADAIIRYLAEYERKVSTP is encoded by the coding sequence ATGCTGACCACCCTCGCGTTACTGCTGCAGGTGACGGCCGGTGGGTCGCAGGGGAGCGCGGCCGGTGTCGCATCCGCGGGTGCGGCATCCGCCAAGGCTCCCCCCGCGTTGACGGTGCGCATGGGCAATCGCGTGCGTTCGGTGAGCACCGTCGTGCACCCCGAGGGTGGCACGGCGGTGCGGGCCGATGCGCTGGCGGAGGCGCTGGGAGGGCAGGTGGTGGGTGACCGCGCCCGTACCGGTCGTTTCCGGTTCGAGGTGGGCACCACCGGCATCGACGTAGAGGCCGGCAGCAGTCTGGCACTCACGGCCGAGGATACGCTGCCCCTCACCGGACGGGTGTTCCGCTATGGCACCGCGGTGTATGTGCCGCTCACTCTCGCCGTGGATGTACTGCCTCGGCTCGGGGCCGGTGTGATGTTCGATGCCGAGAAGGGCGAGTTGCGGCGATTCACCCCAATGGTGGCATCGGGGCGGCCGAATACGGCCGGGGCGCCGTCCGCCGCGTCCACGTCCACGTCTACGTCTACGTCGACGTCTACGGTGTCGCGCAGCACGCCGCCCGCGCCCAGCGCCGACACGCGCCCGGTGGCACGTGTGGCCACCACACCGCCGGCCGGTACACGCCGGCGCACCGTGATCGTCGACGCGGGGCACGGCGGGCCCGACAACGGCATGTCCGGCCCCATCGGCGCGCCGCGCAAGATCTACGAGAAGAACATCACCCTGGCCGTTTCGAAGCAGTTGGCCAAAGCGCTCGAGCAGCGCGGCGTGTCCGTCGTCATGACACGCACCACCGATACACTCATCGCGCTGCGCGATCGTGGGCGCATCGCGAATCAGGCCAAGGGTGACGTGTTCGTGTCCATTCACGTGAACGCCGCCAATCCGAAGTGGAACAACCCGGGCGGTGCGCGCGGCTACGAAACGTATTTTCTGGCCGAAGCAAAAACCGAAGACGAACGGCGCGTCGAAGCGATGGAAAACGAATCCATCCGTTTCGAAACCTCGGTGGACGCCTCCCGCGATGATCCCCTGGGATTCATCATCCGCGACATGGCGCAGAACGAACATCTGCGCGAGTCCTCACGGCTGGCCGATCTCGTGCAGGGTGGACTCAAGGCGGTGCACCCCGGCACCAATCGTGGCGTCAAGCAGGCCGGGTTCGCGGTGCTGGTGACGGCCTTCATGCCTGCGGTGCTCGTGGAAATCGGCTTCGGCAGCAATCGGCTCGACTCCGAATTCATGACCGATCCGGCGCGTCAGGCGGAACTCACCGCTTCGCTGGCCGACGCCATCATCCGGTATCTCGCCGAATACGAACGCAAGGTGAGCACGCCGTGA
- a CDS encoding SDR family oxidoreductase, which yields MTSARVALVTGGARRVGAAIARSFAQRGYDLVIHHGQSPREAELLAADLRQQHHVRVAVVQEDLRDVQAPARVIDTAMRQMGALDVVVSSASVMEFVAFDAVSPEQWEQTEAVNLRAPFFLMQAAARVLRDGGVIVQMSDHLAFETVFPDLIPHQVTKSAVTTLVRTMASALAPRLRVNAVAPGLVLAPERMSEAALQHFLRDVPLARSGSPDDVVQAIHYLVDAPYVTGEVLHVDGGRHLRR from the coding sequence ATGACCAGCGCCCGCGTCGCACTGGTGACCGGCGGAGCCCGGCGGGTCGGGGCCGCCATCGCGCGCAGCTTCGCCCAGCGCGGCTACGATCTCGTGATTCATCACGGGCAGTCGCCACGTGAGGCGGAGCTGCTGGCCGCGGATCTCCGGCAGCAACATCACGTGCGGGTGGCGGTGGTGCAGGAAGACCTGCGCGACGTGCAGGCGCCGGCGCGCGTGATCGACACGGCCATGCGGCAGATGGGCGCACTCGATGTGGTGGTGAGTTCGGCGTCGGTGATGGAGTTCGTGGCCTTCGATGCCGTGTCGCCCGAGCAGTGGGAGCAGACCGAAGCGGTCAATCTCCGGGCGCCGTTTTTTCTCATGCAGGCGGCGGCGCGTGTGCTGCGCGACGGTGGGGTGATCGTTCAGATGTCCGATCATCTCGCGTTCGAGACGGTCTTCCCCGATCTCATTCCGCATCAGGTGACCAAGTCCGCTGTGACGACGCTGGTGCGCACGATGGCCTCGGCGCTGGCGCCGCGTCTGCGTGTGAACGCCGTGGCGCCCGGGCTCGTGCTCGCGCCCGAGCGCATGAGCGAGGCCGCGTTGCAGCACTTTCTGCGCGACGTGCCGCTCGCCCGGAGCGGATCGCCGGACGATGTCGTGCAGGCCATTCACTATCTCGTCGACGCACCGTACGTGACCGGCGAAGTGCTGCACGTCGACGGCGGTCGTCACCTGCGCCGCTGA
- the trxB gene encoding thioredoxin-disulfide reductase yields the protein MSDTRPENIVIIGSGPAAWTAAIYAARANLNPLVFEGEPVGTELPGGQLMLTTDIENFPGFPEAVSGPELMERIKAQAVHHGTRIVSELVKSVDFSQRPFRIAPNYSSPVTAHTVIVATGAAAKWIGLDSELRLAQAGGGVSACAVCDGAMPFYRQKRLAVVGGGDTAMEEAMYLTKFASEVVIVHRRDSFRASKVMANRVLSHPKVRVLWNSRVTDVVGSDFITGITLEDTVTGATSELDVGGLFVAIGHTPNTRFLDGQLDTTEHGYIKVAPWRTATSVEGVFAAGDVIDDYYRQAITSAGTGCMAALEAERWLAHHGIGESPVQETGESTLSVAAETA from the coding sequence ATGTCCGATACGCGCCCCGAGAACATCGTCATCATCGGCTCCGGTCCGGCAGCCTGGACGGCCGCCATCTACGCCGCCCGCGCCAATCTCAATCCGCTCGTGTTCGAAGGAGAGCCGGTGGGCACCGAACTGCCGGGCGGTCAGCTCATGCTCACCACGGATATCGAGAACTTTCCGGGGTTTCCGGAAGCGGTGAGTGGTCCCGAGCTCATGGAGCGCATCAAGGCGCAGGCCGTGCATCACGGTACGCGCATCGTGTCGGAGCTCGTGAAGTCGGTGGATTTTTCGCAGCGACCGTTCCGCATCGCGCCCAACTACTCGTCGCCGGTGACGGCGCATACGGTGATCGTCGCGACCGGTGCGGCCGCGAAGTGGATCGGCCTCGACAGTGAATTGCGGCTCGCGCAGGCGGGCGGTGGCGTGTCGGCCTGTGCCGTGTGCGATGGGGCCATGCCATTCTATCGACAGAAGCGACTGGCCGTCGTGGGCGGTGGCGACACGGCCATGGAAGAAGCCATGTATCTCACGAAGTTCGCGAGTGAAGTGGTGATCGTGCATCGTCGCGACAGTTTCCGCGCGTCCAAGGTCATGGCCAACCGGGTGCTTTCGCATCCCAAGGTGCGGGTCCTCTGGAACAGCCGGGTCACCGACGTGGTGGGCAGTGACTTCATCACCGGCATCACCCTCGAAGACACGGTCACGGGCGCCACGAGTGAACTCGACGTGGGCGGACTGTTCGTGGCCATCGGTCACACCCCCAACACACGTTTCCTCGACGGGCAGCTCGATACCACCGAGCATGGGTACATCAAAGTCGCGCCCTGGCGGACCGCCACGTCGGTGGAGGGGGTATTTGCTGCTGGCGACGTGATCGACGACTACTACCGGCAGGCCATCACCTCGGCGGGGACGGGGTGCATGGCGGCGCTGGAAGCCGAACGCTGGCTTGCGCACCATGGCATCGGGGAATCGCCGGTGCAGGAGACTGGGGAATCCACCCTCAGTGTCGCGGCGGAAACGGCGTGA
- a CDS encoding aspartate ammonia-lyase produces the protein MTTRIEKDPLGELEVPADALYGVQTMRAVQNFAISGLRPLEPFVIAQVWIKKAAALTHRETGRLDAERADAIVRAADEVLNGQHLDQFVVDPYQAGAGTSHNMNVNEVLANRANELLGGARGRYAPVHPNDHVNMAQSTNDTIPTNIRLAVLRQLPALVDALTGLEQALAQKGHEFDHIVKAGRTHLQDAMPIRLGQEFAAYAGTLARCRRRIQEAADYLNDLGIGGSAVGTGVTVEPAYPALMVKHLRAITGITTLREGQDRIQLMQSMGDAAAFSGTLRGLAIDLSKIVSDLRLMVSGPRTGLDEIVLPAVQPGSSIMPGKINPSIPEMVNQVCFQVIGCDTTVTMAAEHGQLELNVMMPVIAHNVLLSMQILTNAMQTLTGRCVRGIQAHEAMCEYWVERSAALATALMPQIGYAAAAELAKRSVKEGVLIRDLVRREGVLPADHVDTVLDLRKMTEIGVPQ, from the coding sequence ATGACCACACGAATCGAGAAAGACCCCCTCGGCGAACTCGAAGTCCCCGCCGACGCACTGTACGGCGTGCAGACCATGCGCGCGGTGCAGAATTTCGCCATCAGCGGACTGCGACCGCTCGAACCGTTCGTGATCGCGCAGGTGTGGATCAAGAAAGCCGCCGCCCTGACGCATCGGGAAACCGGTCGGCTCGATGCCGAGCGCGCCGATGCCATCGTGCGCGCGGCCGACGAAGTGCTGAACGGCCAGCATCTCGATCAGTTCGTCGTCGATCCCTATCAGGCCGGCGCCGGCACGTCGCACAACATGAACGTGAACGAGGTGCTCGCCAATCGGGCCAACGAGCTGCTCGGCGGGGCACGCGGGCGTTATGCCCCCGTGCATCCCAACGATCACGTCAACATGGCGCAGAGCACCAACGACACCATTCCCACCAACATCCGGCTCGCGGTGCTGCGGCAGTTGCCGGCGCTGGTGGACGCGTTGACGGGACTGGAACAGGCGTTGGCGCAGAAGGGGCACGAATTCGACCACATCGTGAAGGCGGGGCGCACACATCTGCAGGACGCAATGCCCATCCGTCTCGGTCAGGAATTTGCCGCCTATGCGGGCACGCTCGCGCGGTGTCGGCGACGGATACAGGAGGCCGCGGACTATCTCAACGATCTGGGGATCGGCGGGTCCGCGGTGGGCACGGGTGTCACCGTCGAACCCGCGTATCCCGCGCTCATGGTGAAACATCTGCGGGCCATCACGGGCATCACGACATTGCGGGAAGGGCAGGACCGCATCCAGCTCATGCAGAGCATGGGGGACGCGGCCGCGTTCAGCGGCACATTGCGCGGATTGGCCATTGATCTGTCGAAGATCGTCAGCGATCTCCGGCTGATGGTGTCCGGCCCGCGCACGGGACTCGACGAAATCGTCCTGCCGGCGGTGCAGCCTGGCTCCAGCATCATGCCCGGCAAGATCAATCCGTCCATTCCGGAGATGGTCAACCAGGTCTGTTTCCAGGTGATCGGGTGCGATACGACCGTGACCATGGCGGCCGAACATGGTCAGCTCGAGCTGAACGTCATGATGCCGGTGATCGCGCACAATGTGCTGCTGTCCATGCAGATCCTGACCAATGCCATGCAGACGCTCACCGGGCGCTGTGTGCGCGGCATTCAGGCGCATGAAGCGATGTGCGAATACTGGGTGGAGCGGTCGGCGGCGCTGGCCACAGCGCTGATGCCGCAGATCGGTTATGCGGCGGCGGCGGAGCTGGCAAAACGGTCGGTCAAGGAAGGCGTGCTCATCCGTGACCTGGTCCGGCGCGAAGGGGTGCTGCCGGCCGATCACGTGGACACCGTCCTCGATCTCCGGAAGATGACGGAGATCGGCGTCCCTCAGTAG
- a CDS encoding Rrf2 family transcriptional regulator: MRITTWAEYGLICALHLARRGETGPVTGRDVAARERLPGDYVEQILLRMRRAGIVNSTRGARGGYALARKPEEISVRDVIQASELTTFDLHCVSHPVDAGRCSEAENCSIRPVWMLLQRRIDEVLEGVKLSDLLDDESVVRDRVGVPHFASPAIPGGLPILQP, translated from the coding sequence ATGCGCATTACGACATGGGCCGAGTACGGGTTGATCTGCGCCCTTCATCTGGCACGCCGTGGAGAGACGGGACCAGTCACCGGGCGCGATGTGGCCGCCCGCGAGCGACTGCCCGGGGACTATGTGGAGCAGATCCTGCTCCGGATGCGGCGTGCGGGGATCGTGAACAGCACGCGGGGGGCCCGTGGTGGGTATGCACTGGCCCGGAAGCCCGAGGAGATCTCGGTACGCGATGTCATCCAGGCGTCGGAGCTGACCACGTTCGACCTGCACTGTGTCAGCCATCCGGTCGACGCGGGGCGCTGTTCGGAAGCCGAGAACTGCAGTATCCGCCCCGTCTGGATGCTGTTGCAGCGTCGGATCGACGAAGTCCTCGAAGGGGTCAAGCTGAGCGATCTGCTCGACGATGAGTCGGTGGTGCGCGATCGGGTCGGTGTGCCGCATTTTGCGAGCCCCGCGATCCCGGGCGGACTTCCCATTCTCCAGCCCTGA
- the smpB gene encoding SsrA-binding protein SmpB produces MASKDTDEQNELIARNKRARHDYEILETWEAGIVLTGTEVKALRDGRANLTDAFGIVKEGEVYLLNLHIGAYGQGNVFNHDPTRTRKLLLHRREIRRLIGAVERQGLTLVPLDLYFKGGRVKTRLALARGKQQHDRREDIKKRDAEREIARALRHR; encoded by the coding sequence ATGGCCAGCAAGGACACCGACGAGCAGAACGAACTGATTGCGCGGAACAAGCGCGCCCGCCACGACTACGAGATTCTGGAGACGTGGGAGGCCGGCATTGTGCTGACCGGCACCGAGGTCAAGGCGCTGCGGGATGGCCGGGCCAACCTGACCGACGCGTTCGGCATCGTGAAGGAGGGGGAAGTGTACCTGCTCAACCTGCACATCGGCGCCTATGGGCAGGGGAACGTGTTCAATCACGACCCCACGCGCACGCGGAAGCTGTTGCTGCACCGGCGCGAGATTCGTCGCCTGATCGGTGCGGTGGAGCGACAGGGGCTCACACTCGTGCCCCTGGACCTGTACTTCAAGGGTGGCCGCGTGAAGACCCGTCTGGCGCTCGCGCGGGGCAAGCAGCAGCACGACCGGCGCGAGGACATCAAGAAGCGGGACGCCGAGCGCGAGATCGCGCGCGCCCTCCGGCATCGGTGA